From Microbacterium rhizosphaerae:
CTGTTCGCACGCCATATGGAGGTGTACGCCGCCGCCGTCGACGAGATCGACCAGAGCCTCGGCCGGATCCTCGACCACCTCGACCGGCTGGGGGAGCGGGACAACACGATCATCCTCGTGCTCAGCGACAACGGCGGCACCGCCGAGGGCGGCCCGGCCGGCACCCGCAGCTACTTCGCGCAGTTCGGCCAGCACGGCGAGCTGCCCGACGACTGGGTCGGCGACGTCCCGCGCCCGATCGACGACATCGGCGGACCGCGGCTGTTCAGCCAGTACCCGACGGGGTGGGCGCGGGTGTCCAACACGCCGTTCCGCTCGTTCAAGTCCTCCGTTTACGAGGGTGGCGTGCACGCACCGCTCGTCGTCGCGTGGCCGGCAGCCGTCGCGCAAGGCCGGGCTCCCGGCATCCGGGATCAGTTCGTCTTCGTGGCCGATCTCGCGCCGACGATCCTCGACCTCGCGGGGGTGCCGCCGCTCGCCACTCGCGACGGCGCGCCCGCCCAGGAACCGGACGGCCGCAGCCTGGCCGCCGTCCTGGCCGATCCTCGCGCGCCGGGACGCGAGGCGCAGTACTTCGAGTGCGTCGGGCGACGGGCGATGGTGCTCGACGGCTTCAAGGCCGTCGCGCCACCGCCGCGGAAATGGGAGGGGGCCGCGGGCGGCACGTGGGAGGTGTACGACCTCGTCGCCGATCCGACCGAGACGCAGGACGTGGCGGCGGAACTGCCCGGTCTCGCCGCCGAGCTCGCCGAGCGGTGGCGTGTCGAGGCCTGGCGGAACACGGTGTTCCCGCTGGACGACGACGGCACCCTGCACGCGACCCGTCCGGCGACGGAGGCACGATTGGCGCGACCGGTGGATCTGCCGCCGTTCCGGCCGCCGCTCGAGCGCTTCCGGTCGGCCGCGCTGACGGTGCTGCGCTCGTTCGTCGTCGAGATCGACATCGTGGTGGGGGCGGACCCCGCCGGCGTGCTCGTCGCCCACGGCGACCAGGGCGGCGGCTATCTCGTTGCGATCGACCGCCGGGGACTGCTCGTCTCCTACAACGCGTACGGGGCCATGCGTCGGGCGCGGGGACGGATGCCGGCACCGGGCGCGCACCGGATCGTGCTGCGCGCCGACGAGCTGCCCGAGCTGCGATGGCAGCTCACGGCAGAGGTCGACGGAGTCGTCGAGGCGCTGATCGACGCGGTGCCGATGCTTCTCGGGATGGCACCGTTCACGGGCATCAGCGTGGGGTACGACTACGGCGGACCCGTCGACTGGAACCTCTACGAGCATCACCGGTCGTTCCCCTTCGCGGGCGGCGACCTCCGGGGCGTGCGCTACATCCCCGGGCCGCGGTCGGAGTACGACCAGACGATCCTCCGATCGATCGGAGACGCCGTGGCCGCCCTCGCCGATTGACGAGAGCGGCCACGGCGGCTGCGGGCGGGCGTCAGATGACGTTGAGACGGTTCGGGATGTCGTTGAGCTCCTCGGGACCGTTCTCGGTCAGCAGCACGGTGCCGCCGACGCAGACGCGCTGGCCGTCGCGCAGGGCGTTCGGCTCGAACGCGAACGCGTGGCCGACCTCGATGGTGAAGTCGCCGTCGAGGCCCACGCCGATCGGCAGGCGGTCGAGGTGCGCGAGCGCCGGGTCGACCTCCGGGTGCAGCCGGGTCGCGCTGTTGTAGATCGGCGACACGGTCTGGACCATCGGGCCGGTGTTCCACGTGCGCGAGCGGTGCAGGGGCTGCTCCATGATCTCGGCGAGCTCGGAGAACCGCATCCCCGGCTTCAGCGCCGAGAGCCCCGCCTGGTAGGAGTCGACGCAGACCTGCTCGAGCTCGCGCAGCAGCGCGCCGGGCTCGCCGACGGAGACGTCGATCTGCTGCTGCGACTCCTGACCCCCGTAGAACGCGAAGATCTCGGCGGCGATCGTGTCGCCCTGCTGGAGGACATGGGGTGCGCCGCCCATCTCGAACCACTCGGGCACACCCCACGCGAACATGCTCGCGCCGGCGCGCTCGAGCAGGAAGGGCGCGCGCACCCAGCCGCCCCCGGCGATGATCGCCTGGAACGCGGCGGCAGACACCTCGTGCTCGTTGCCGCCCGCTCGTGCGGTCTCGACGAAGGCGCGGCACGCGTCCTCGCC
This genomic window contains:
- a CDS encoding arylsulfatase produces the protein MAERRGYEGFGGRAEEFVSDSMPWWPERSTAPAGAPNVVVMLIDDLGFSDLGPFGGEIDTPHIDRLAETGWVFTNYRTAPMCSPSRASLLTGLNPHRAGFGFVAHTDPGYPGFTCELPADAPTLAESLRAGGYATFHVGKWHLTLESRLHDAADKSSWPLQRGFDRYYGSMDGFTSLHHPHRLVRDNSVVDVREFPDGYFLTDDLTDQALAMIDELRANDADKPFLLYYAHTSVHGPIQAKDADIRKYRGRYEAGWNRLRDERFARQVEHGILAADAVLPPDAIADGDRIPHWDDLTADERALFARHMEVYAAAVDEIDQSLGRILDHLDRLGERDNTIILVLSDNGGTAEGGPAGTRSYFAQFGQHGELPDDWVGDVPRPIDDIGGPRLFSQYPTGWARVSNTPFRSFKSSVYEGGVHAPLVVAWPAAVAQGRAPGIRDQFVFVADLAPTILDLAGVPPLATRDGAPAQEPDGRSLAAVLADPRAPGREAQYFECVGRRAMVLDGFKAVAPPPRKWEGAAGGTWEVYDLVADPTETQDVAAELPGLAAELAERWRVEAWRNTVFPLDDDGTLHATRPATEARLARPVDLPPFRPPLERFRSAALTVLRSFVVEIDIVVGADPAGVLVAHGDQGGGYLVAIDRRGLLVSYNAYGAMRRARGRMPAPGAHRIVLRADELPELRWQLTAEVDGVVEALIDAVPMLLGMAPFTGISVGYDYGGPVDWNLYEHHRSFPFAGGDLRGVRYIPGPRSEYDQTILRSIGDAVAALAD
- a CDS encoding M24 family metallopeptidase, whose product is MTDILTPLAYPTLSLAERDRRWAAIRAMLVEQGLDGIVVFGTGRDMADTYLTNEGRGAITLLTPTEDPALFLGDVPLGRLDAQGARWERWVTDWVHGDPIANLAATIRDRGLATARVGVVGLTGRFVGEGSGTISYTTWTRVLDLLPRVEWVDVAGVYESIAIVKSREEQVLLRKAASLGEDACRAFVETARAGGNEHEVSAAAFQAIIAGGGWVRAPFLLERAGASMFAWGVPEWFEMGGAPHVLQQGDTIAAEIFAFYGGQESQQQIDVSVGEPGALLRELEQVCVDSYQAGLSALKPGMRFSELAEIMEQPLHRSRTWNTGPMVQTVSPIYNSATRLHPEVDPALAHLDRLPIGVGLDGDFTIEVGHAFAFEPNALRDGQRVCVGGTVLLTENGPEELNDIPNRLNVI